The sequence below is a genomic window from Lepus europaeus isolate LE1 chromosome 20, mLepTim1.pri, whole genome shotgun sequence.
GCCAGTACTGTGACACGGTATGCTAAGCCTTCGTCTGTGGctccaatatcccatatgggtgccagttcaagtcccaggtactcaaattctgatccagctccctgctaatggcctgggaagcagtagaagatggcccaattctttgagcccttgcactcatgtgggaacattgtaagaagctcctggctcctggcttcagattggcccagctccagctggccatgtggggagtgaaccaatggatggaagatctctctctgtatatctccctctcactgtctgtaactctaccttccaagtaaatagataaaatctttatttaaaaaagagctaCAGTCTTTTTGTCCTATCTCATTCTtatcacattcttattttctgcttATCACTTTCCCCAACTGACATAGCACTAAGAAAATTCCAAGAATCCGTGGACAGAGGAAGCAAAAGATAAATTCATCctggaaaaaatacattttgaaattcacatatcagaaagttcatgaaatgcattttgtttaaaaaataatgtacatgAATCTCAACTTTCTTTGTCCTGGACATAAAGTTATATTTTGATTAATATTCCAGGAATCTTTTGAAGGATGCTCGTTGTGCTCTCTGCTTCGTTTTATGATAGAGACATGAGTCTTTCCACACAGTTTGCCTGTTGTCTAGACAGTAGAGTAAGGCCTACGTCTGATTCATCATCCACAACACCTGAAATGATTTCTCATGAAAATTACGCATCTTTGATAAAGTGTGAGAGCAAGACAGGAATGTCTAATCAGAGATGATATATAGGATGCCCTATGGGAGTCTGACACAAAGCAGGAAACTTGAGTTTCTGACTGTAGAATATAAATAGCAGAATTTACAACAGGAGACAAGTGCATGCTCATGCCATGCTTTTCTTTCCCTGTGTTTTGCAGTCACATAAAATGCATGGAACCAGGCAATGATACTCAACTTTCAGAATTCCTTCTCCTGGGATTCGCAGaggacccagcactgcagcccctcATATGTGGGCTCTTCCTCTCAATGtacctggtcactgtggctgggaacctgctcatcatcctggccatcctctcagacccccacctccacacacccatgtacttcttcctctccaacctgTCCTTGGTGGACGTCTGCTTCACCTCCACCACTGTCCCCAAGATGCTGGTGAACATCCAGACAAAGAGCAAAGCCATCAGCTATGCAGGCTGCATCACCCAGATgttctttttattgctttttggTGGGTTAGATGATGTTCTCCTCACCGTGATGGCCTATGACAGGTTTGTGGCCATCTGTCATCCCCTGCTGTACACTGTCATCATGAACCCCCAGCTCTGTGTGCAGCTGGTTCTGCTGTCCTGGGTCATCAGtgctttgaattcatttttgcACAGCCTAATGTTGCTGAGGCTGTCCTTCTGCACAGACCTGGAAATCCCCCACTTCTTCTGTGAGCTGGATCAGGTGGTCCACACTGCCTGCTCTGACACCTTTCTCAATGACATCCTCATCTATTTTGCATCTGTGCTGCTGGGTGTGGGTCCCCTGGCTGGGATCCTGTACTCCTACTCTAAGATCATCTCCTCCATCCGTGCCATCTCCTCAGCTCAGGGGAAGTATAAAGcattctccacctgtgcctctcacctcGCCGTCGTCTCCTTATTCTATGGCACAGTCCTGGGTGTGTACCTCAGTTCTGCTGTTACCCAAAATACACATTCAACTTCAACAGCCTCACTGATGTACACTGTGGTcacccccatgctgaaccccttcATCTACAGTCTGAGGAATAAAGATATTAAGAGGTCTTTGAAGAAGCTCTTCAGGAGGAAATCTGGAGATGTGTCAGTCGACCCGTGTCCGTAGATATGCCCAAGATTGCAGGGGTCAAATCAAGGTAGCCAGAAATTGTTCCTCTCTAATCAGATTAGACAGCAATGTAACTCAATGCTTCTGTTTATTTCCTGCAATGTCCATTCCTTTGACAACAATGTctcaaatttaattcattttatcacTTTTCTACTTTCTATCATAGGTGACGTTTCCCCTTTTGATCATGTAGCTCCTTTAAATTCAggaatcactttttttaaatgatttattttatttatctgaaagagttacagagagaggcagagagagagagagcgagagagagagagagagatgtcatccatctgctggttcactccccaaatggctgcaatggctggagctgagctgattgaaagccaggagcaggagcttattctaggtctcccacatgggtgcaggggcccaagcacttaggccatcttctactgctttcccaggccatagcaaagagcttcattggaagtggagcagctgggacttgaaccagtgcccatatggcatgcataggggctttaacctgcaacaccacagcaccagccctaagggATCACTTCTATGTTCATGATCTTACGACTTCCAAGGGAGCTTGAACTCCATCTCAGTGGTGTGATTCAAGGTAAAACAATTTTCCTGCACAAAAATGCATCTGTTGTTTAGCTAGAAGGGAACTTAGTGCAATCGCACCTGACAAACCTTGTAGAAGAATTCAAATGCTGTCATGACATAGAGCATAAACTAGAAGCAGCAAATCAGTACAAGTCCCTGCAGCTTGTTTCCCTTCTATTATTGCATCAGTTGACTGTCCCTGTGCTTGAATCCATCCTAAAGTCTGATGATCTGATGCAATCACCCAGCAGAAGTGCAGGAGCTCTGCTGGTCTCATCCGAGTCTACATTTAGCCATGGTCTCTACAttacacttcttttttaaaattttttaaaaatttatgtttttgaatttattttttaaggaatacaaatttcataagtacaactttagaaatatagttattcttcctacaatcccgccctcccacccatattccCAACTCTCCCCCTTGTCACTTTCCCCTCACAAGACCCTATCTCCATAaaggttcattttcttttttttctttttttttgacaggcagagtggacagtgagagagagagacagagagaaaggtcttccttttgccattggttcaccctccaatggccgccgcggctggcatgctgcggccagcgcaccgtgctgatctgaaggcaggagccaggtgcttctcctggtctcccatggggtgcaggacccaagcacttgggccatcctccactgcattcccgggccatagcagagctggactggaagaggggcaaccaggacagaatccagcgccccgaccgggactagaacccagtgtgccggcgctactagacggaggattagcctgttgagccatggcgccggccaaggttcattttcaattaactttgtacacaaaagaccaatacctttttttaaagatttattcatttatttgaaagtcagagttacacaaagataggagagggagagggagagggagagggagagggagagggagagggagagggagagggagagggagagggagaggaagggagagagagagagagagagagagagagagagagaggtcttccatctgctggttcacttcccaattggccacaacagctgaagctgtgccaatctgaagccaggagtcaggagcttcttcccagtctcccacatgagtgcaggggcccaaggacttgggccatcttctactttcttcccaggccatagcagagatccagatcagaagtggagcagcttggtctcaaaccagcacccatatgggatgtaggcgcttcaggccagggcattaacccactgtgccacagcaccagcccccaaaagactaactctatactaagtaaagacttcaacaatttgcacacccacacacaaaaactgtttgagaactggttttacaattaattctcatagtacaactcattaaggacagaggtcctacatggggagtaagtgcacagtgacttctgttgttgatttaacaattagcactcttatttatgatgtcagtgatcgcccgaggttcttgtcatgagctgccaaggctatggaagtcttttgagtattctgtcagtatttagacagggccacaagcaaagtggaagttctctcctcaattcagaaaactacatccttctttgattgccccttctttcccctgggctctcactcacagagatccttcatctacATTATATTTCTAAGCCTCCTCTGGGATATTGTGGACAATCCTCATGCTTTCCATGTCTGGAACCCACTTATGAtcagtttctttcatttctacATTGAGGTTTGTCTTTGAGTttatggaggaggggaggaaatgAATTGATCAGTGAGTACTACCTCATGTTAATTTCACTGCTTCTATCTCCATGTATCAcactcttccttcttcccaatttgaAAACATAAGTTGCACCCTTATTATGCGTGACCAGCCTTCTGTGTGTTGTATCCTACCCTGGCTTGTGTGGTGTTAGATTTGTTTCCATTTGACGCATTTATTGAACCATAATTGCAGACAATAATCTACAGCATTTTAGACTGTTTAATTGGTTGGATTCAAGATCCAAGCAAAAAATCAGATTAggagggctggcagtgtggtgcagccagttaagcttctgcttgcaatgcctgcatcccatatcagagttctggctCTTGtcctagatgctctgcttcccatccagcttcctgctaatgcaccttggaagcagcagacTATGGCCCAATTCTTGGGCCACTGAcaccacacccacgtgggagatcctggctcctggcttcagcttggcccagacctggccattgcagccgctTGGAGAATGAGGCAatatatggaagatatctctttatctctctctctctctctctctctatatatatatatatatatatatatatatatatatacatatatatactatatatgtatatatatgtgtgtgtctcctctttgacattctgcctttcaaaaaataaatctttagaagttCAACTACATGTTCCCATTTGTATGTAATTCCAGACAGTTCTCAGTGAAGTTGAACTTTTTGATTGTGtagttattaaaaatttaatctcCCTGAACCTCAGATTCCTCTTTGCTGATTATGATGTGAGATTATAAGCCTTCCTTTAGACAGATGTTATTAGTAACAAATTgtcaacaaaaataaagttgatGAAGAGGTAAAACAGCACTTATTTGGTAAAACAAGAATTGCAAGTTGGGCACACAGAAATCAAAGCAACCCTCAACAGTGTCCTGTAAGGCAAATGCAGAAGTTGTTTATGGGATTTCCACAGTAGTTGCTTTAGGAGGTGGCTTAGTAACTGGGCAGAATCCTGAACTGCAAACACATTCAGATTGGTTAGTCAATTAGGGTGCTTCCCACTGAGAGATGTTGAAGACTGGTAGCTATGACCACATGGTTTATTCAAATCTATTGGAATATCAtttggtttcctttttaaaaattgtatttatttaaaattgtttaggGTAAACAaaatcatgtatttcctatatacagatttaggaacattgcGATAcgtcccaccctgccctgcctcccgcccatgctcccaccttcttactcctccttcctctcatgATTTCCACAATGATCTACTTACCTCTTAGCAGTGAAAAGCAGTCCTTTacttctctctccataactctgcctcttaaataaatagctCACTTTCTGGGGAATTTTAGATCCAAGCCCCTGGAtgcattttttatagaaagcttttatttaataaatataaatttcataagtacaacttttggattatagcagtttcccccccataaccaccctcccagccacaaaccatcccacctcctactccctctcctacccattcttcattaagactcattttaattatctttatatacagaagatcaactctatactaagtaaatatttcaacactttgcacctacatggaaacacaaagtataaaatactggttgaagactagttttaccataaATTCTCATAGTATGAAACATTAAGGACATGGGGAGcaattgactcctgttgttgatttaacaattgacactcttatttatgatgtcagtgatcacccgaggctcttgtcatgagcttccaaggctatggaagcctcttgagtccacaaactccattatTATATaaacagggccataatcaaagtggaagtcctttccttccttcagagaaaggtacctccttgtttgaagaccccttctttccaccgggatttcactcagagatctttcatttaggtcattttttgacacaatgtcttggctttccatgcctgaaatgctctcatgggctttttagccagatgcgaatgccttaggggctgattctgaggccagagtgctgttaagagcatttgtcattctatgagtctgctgtgtgtatttcttcccatgttggatagttctctcctttttaattctagcaattattattagcagacactggtcttaatTATGTGATCTGtttgacaattaatcctatctaCCAAGTGGAAGGAAATCCTCCTGCAGTGCCCTTTCCAGTAGGCAGAAGTCACCAGGCTGGAGGTTCTGATGTTTGGTGTCCTAGCCTGCTGGGCTCACACTGTGGAAAGACTGTTTTACCAGCATCTAATTTTTGCCTGTCtccttaattatttctttatgatATAGGAGAATGTCTCATTTAACCCACTGCAAGACCTCATGAGAATTTGTTGTTGCTGTGAAATGCGGATGTCTAAGAATCTGAAGCTATTTTTGGAACTCCTATTAACAACATCCTTAAAAATGTATCTCCAAGGAGGTTAAGCACCAGTTGTTACTGAACAATGCTTTCCATGAAGTTTAACAAGTCAGCATAAGTTTCATGAGGGGTCAGTGTTGAGACACAGCAGAATAAgttactgcttgtgacaccagcatcccacactggagtgccagtttgagacttgctactccacttccgatccaacttcctgctaactggCCATGGGAaggaacagatgatggcccaaacacttggactcctgccactcatgtgggaggcccagatggagttctgggctcctgaattcagcctggcctggaTCCAGCCTTTGAGGTcaattgaggattgaaccagaagagggatgatatttctctctatctctgcaccAGGccatgggaggggtgggggcagagattGAAAGCCTTGGTCACTGGGGAAAGATTTGCAGTTAGGCAGGCAGGGTGAGTCTGATGCTCTATTTCAAGACCTGTAGGATGTCGAGGGTTACCATAATGACAATGAATTTTGAATTTCAATGTTGCTAGAAGAGGGTATTTTGAATATTCTCATCATAAAAACAATATTATCCTGTATCAAAACTGCATTCTACCCATAAATGTGTACATCGTCTATGTGCATTTGCTGTGTACAGTGAAGCTGACATCTTTCATTTGATTGTTTTAGCTCTTTCTTACATTCCTGCAGACCTGTGGGCTTTTTACTTTTCACccattgaactcttcatttaggggggcattaagcctttgactataaggGGTAAGTAAAAAGGTGTTATCTCAAGGatgtaaaaaatggaaaaataaaacttagaaaagTTGGTCCAATCAATATTGAATCCGTGCAGGGAAAACAACCCCGATATTTCCTGTAAAAATGTCTCGATGTGTTGCTCACTGTGGATTTCCCGTGTGAGTATTTAGTTGATTATTGTtgttcccccacacacacatggaggAGTCTTGGCACCAGAAGGacatcttctttctttccttaaagGCTGTTTGTGTcctctgctggctgctgctggTCTCTGAAGCCATCCTGGGAGTTGGAAGggtgccagggccaggagcttgttcttCCTCAGAGTCTCTCAGGAGCTACCTGAGCTTGTTAGTGCTTTCCCCACTGGGGGCCGCTGAATTTCCCGCTTTTGGCTCAgggagtatttatttttaatttatgcaaaCACAAGCAGATTGTGACCCAAGGGCACACAGGCTGGGGAGTGTCACAGCCTGGAATTTTGGATACTGTTTGTACATCCTCTTGGAGAAAGAACATTTGACAGTATGGCATGCCTGGAACATGTTGTTGTGACTGGGGTGCGAAGAACACTGGATCAGCCCCAGGAGGCCAtggcatgtggtgtgtgtgtgtgcctgtgtgtggttgtgcacgtgtgtatgtgtgtgcacatatatggATTGCATGTGTAGGTGGGTGTgtacgtgtgtacatgtgtgtatacgtgtgtgtgtgtgtgtgtgtactcagcAGTGAGATCATATTTCAGAGAAACTGGACCTGAGCTAAATGGGAGGGCACCTCAAGATgtccatggaaaaatagaattaaaagatggcttaattttggtgcaaaaagcctTGGAATCCAGGCCTAGTTTTCAAAtactgtgcattttttttaaaaaaaaaaaaaaggtttttcctTATATTCACCTCCTTtcctgtttatttgaagggcagagggacagagacaaagagagaatcttccatccactggttcacttccccagtgcctgcatcaggttctgggacaggcagaagcctggagcgccatctgagtctcccccatGTGTGGTAGCAACACAAACACTGgatccctcatctgctgcctcccagggtgtgcaactgcagggagctggattggcctCAGATCCTGGATGCACACCCAGGGACTCTCCTGGAGGATGTGGGTTCTCAACCAACATCTGAATGTCTGCACCACTCGCCCAGTCCCTGGCTATGCATTCTTCATAGAGCTTTTGGAAGAACTCTCAATGCACAGATTTCAACTGTAATTGCCCCGAAGTAGATTTAACTCCTAATTCCATTTCCTCCGAAGTTCCCGAGTGGGCTTTTGTGTGTTGAGGGAAGAGATTAGGGCTCAGAGGAAGGGGCCCTGAACTCCATGTCCTCCCAGACAGAGGTCAGAACATGGGggaacagacagagctggggaggaggagatGCCATCCATCCCTGGGCACTTTTACAGCTGGGTTTACATCAGGTGCAAGGCAGCGATAGCTGCACCCAGAGGCTCCTGGTGTCTTCAGGTCTGAGCAGCGATGAGGACTCCTTGTTTGTCACCACTCTGTGACCCCCTCTCTCgtcactctgcctcccacccaccccaccccagaacaGCTGCTTCCTTGTCATCCTGGAacaaccagaaccagcacccatgtgggaggcctggcgtgagttctgggatcctgaccgagacctggcccagctccctctgcTGAGAGcctctggggagtcaaccagtggtggaagattgACGTCAGTGCTGGATGAAGGCTGAGAGTAGGACACGGATTCCTTATTGGAGATGGCCTAGGGACTTCCTGCAGGGAGCAGATTTTAGACCTATAGGGATGCAGGCACTTACTGGGGAAATAAATTGTGGCATTTCTGCCAGGTTAATATTACACAAttgtgctatttttcttttctttttctgttagcCAAACGCAGCCCTGGAATGGGACTCAGATAATTGAATCTCTTCTTCAGGGACTCTGAGGACCCAACTCTGCAGCCTCTATTATttggtctcttcctctccatgtacctggtcactgtggctgggAACCTGCTCATTGTCCTGGCCATCCTCTCagacccccacctccacacacccATGTACTTCCTCTCCAACCTGTCATTCCTATGATATCTGTCTAACATCCACCATTGTCCCCAAGATGCTGGTGAACTTCCAGGTGCAGAGCAAAGCCATCACCCATGCAGATGTacttcttcatactgtttgttgggTTGGATGACTTCCTTCTGGTTATGATGGCCTATGACAGGTTTGTGGCCATCTGTCGCCCCCTGCACTACTTGGTCATCATGAACCCCCAGCTCTGTGTGCAGCTGGTCTGGGTGTTCTGGGTCATCAGTGTCCTGAAATCCTTGTCTCACAGCCTACTGGTGCTGTGGCTGTCCTTCTACACACGCCTGGAAATCCCCCACTTCTTCTGTGAGCTGAACCAGGTGAACCAGGTTGCCTGCTC
It includes:
- the LOC133749290 gene encoding olfactory receptor 7A17-like, with the translated sequence MEPGNDTQLSEFLLLGFAEDPALQPLICGLFLSMYLVTVAGNLLIILAILSDPHLHTPMYFFLSNLSLVDVCFTSTTVPKMLVNIQTKSKAISYAGCITQMFFLLLFGGLDDVLLTVMAYDRFVAICHPLLYTVIMNPQLCVQLVLLSWVISALNSFLHSLMLLRLSFCTDLEIPHFFCELDQVVHTACSDTFLNDILIYFASVLLGVGPLAGILYSYSKIISSIRAISSAQGKYKAFSTCASHLAVVSLFYGTVLGVYLSSAVTQNTHSTSTASLMYTVVTPMLNPFIYSLRNKDIKRSLKKLFRRKSGDVSVDPCP